GCCCTTGCGCAGTTCTTCCTCGACCTCGTTCATGGCGTCGAGCACATAGGCGCGGGCGGCACGGAACTTGCCTTCCGCCTCGCCCATGCGGTGCTGGGCGATAGGACGTTCGGTCAGCTTGGAGCCGGACAGAAAGGGAATCTTGTTGTTCGCCAGGTCGACGAACGCATCGAGCGCGCCGCGCGCCACGCCCAGCGCCACGGCGACCTTGTTGTAGGACAGGCGCAGCGGGATCGGGATGCGGAATACCGGGTTGTCATAGTGCGGCGGCACGGTGACCAGCTGGACGTCGGCGTATTTCGCCGGCACCACGGCGGCTTCCGCGCGGACCGTATTGGAGCCCGATCCGCGCAGGCCGGCCATGTCCCACACATCGATAATCTCATACTGGGACTTGTGCAGGAACCACATGCGGGCATCCAGCGGGCTGCCGGTAAAGCCCTGGCCTTCCGGTACGATCGGGGCGGCCATGAAGCACCACTCGGCGTTGTAGCAGCCGCTGATGAAGGTTGCTTCGCCCCAGACCTTGAAGCTGCCGTCGGACTGCGCCTCGGCACGGGACGGCATGGAGCCGGGGCCGCCGCCGCCGCACATGATCACGCGCGGATTATCGAGATAGACTTCCCTCGCCAGCGCCGGATCCATGCCGCCTGCGGCCATGGCGTTGATTTCGGACCCGAGCATGACGTTCCAGCCCACCGATGCGTCGATGGCCGAGATGGCTTCGAGAATTTCCACGGTCTCGCAGGCACTGGCGTTCTCGCCGCCCAGTTCGGTGGGCTGCGCGAAACGGAAGAGCCCCTCATCCAGCAGTGCGTCGACCGTTTCGTTGGGCAGACGGCGGATCTTCTGCGCCTCGTCACCGCCCTTGGCGATCACGTCCTTCAGGCGGGCGATACGCTCCAGCGGTGTGCCGGACAGTGGTTTGGCGCCGTTTCCCTTCGGCGCGGCGCCGTGAACGGCTTTGGCGGTTCCTTCCATCAAGTCTCTCCATGAATGCGGACGCGCCTCGCAGCGATCCGGCCCTAGTCTCCTGCCGGGAAGCCTAGAGCGGTTTCCAGCCCAGCGAAATAACAATCAGGGCGGATCACAGGCGCTTTCCGGGCGCGCGACAGTGCACGGGACGCCGGCCTGCCGTGGAGACCGCGCTGTCCGATGCGACACAGGAGGTGTCATGACACCTCAATGCGCACCGCCGCTACCAACCCGGGTAATTGCGCCAAAAATGGCTGGAGGCCGCCGATAAATGCGGAATCGAAATAATTTCAGGAGGCCCTTCCCAGCGGAATCACCGGAACAAATAGCCGCCTGGCGCGTCCATTGCCCATCATGCGGCTGTCGCAGGCCGCAAGGTTTGATAGCGAGAAAGGAAGATAACATGTTGTATGGCAAGTTTATTGGCGCTTCGATGATCGCGATCGGCATGGGCCTCGCCGCGCCGGCCATGGCCGCCACGAGCGCTCCGGCGCCCGCCAAGGAGGAGGCCGCGCAGGCGTCCTTCACCGATGAGCAGCTGGCGTCGTTCGCGGCGGCACACGAAAAGGTCGAGGCGCTGAACAAGCAATATTCGGCGCGCGCGAACGGCGCGACTGACGAAGCCGCCAGGAAGCAGGTCAC
The sequence above is drawn from the Emcibacter sp. SYSU 3D8 genome and encodes:
- a CDS encoding acyl-CoA dehydrogenase family protein, translated to MEGTAKAVHGAAPKGNGAKPLSGTPLERIARLKDVIAKGGDEAQKIRRLPNETVDALLDEGLFRFAQPTELGGENASACETVEILEAISAIDASVGWNVMLGSEINAMAAGGMDPALAREVYLDNPRVIMCGGGGPGSMPSRAEAQSDGSFKVWGEATFISGCYNAEWCFMAAPIVPEGQGFTGSPLDARMWFLHKSQYEIIDVWDMAGLRGSGSNTVRAEAAVVPAKYADVQLVTVPPHYDNPVFRIPIPLRLSYNKVAVALGVARGALDAFVDLANNKIPFLSGSKLTERPIAQHRMGEAEGKFRAARAYVLDAMNEVEEELRKGAEAPGAWTTQNARLACTHGAQACMEVVDLLHNTAGTSGMQMKSPLERKLRDSHGCATHRWVAHPLFGDLGKILLGHEAGPEFAGTGGPGLGAKK
- a CDS encoding DUF4168 domain-containing protein is translated as MLYGKFIGASMIAIGMGLAAPAMAATSAPAPAKEEAAQASFTDEQLASFAAAHEKVEALNKQYSARANGATDEAARKQVTQLKNIDLADAVKSEGLTTAEYNQIYMATKADPALAAKVASMKGQAEPDTKIQ